A single window of Gammaproteobacteria bacterium DNA harbors:
- the hpnC gene encoding squalene synthase HpnC, with translation MSAPSAAQVRDAYHYCLGLARRHYENFPVASLAVPARLRGPVAAIYAYARTADDFADEEARAPETRIALLRDFARRLDEMAAGDPGNDPVFIALDDCRRRFRLPLPLFHDLLDAFSQDVTRKRYEDFAEVLDYCRRSANPVGRLLLHLYGEAEPGKLSLSDAICSALQLINFLQDIRQDYHEHGRIYLPQQDMRECGVSEDAIAAGRTDPAMLRLVDLQLDRIRALLVTGAPLGWQLRGRLGLELRMILFGARRVLDRLAKQREDVFRRPRLTRMDRMGLLWMSITKTGLSTQGQGPGQ, from the coding sequence ATGTCCGCCCCGTCCGCCGCGCAGGTGCGCGACGCCTATCACTACTGCCTCGGCCTGGCACGCCGCCATTACGAAAATTTTCCGGTCGCTTCGCTCGCCGTCCCCGCGCGCCTGCGCGGCCCGGTCGCGGCCATCTATGCCTATGCCCGCACGGCGGACGATTTCGCCGACGAGGAGGCGCGCGCGCCCGAGACCCGGATCGCCCTGTTGCGCGACTTTGCGCGTCGCCTGGACGAAATGGCCGCGGGCGACCCGGGCAACGACCCGGTCTTCATCGCGCTGGACGACTGCCGGCGGCGCTTCCGGCTCCCGCTGCCGCTGTTTCACGACCTGCTCGACGCCTTCAGCCAGGACGTGACGCGGAAGCGCTATGAGGATTTCGCCGAGGTGCTGGATTACTGCCGCCGTTCGGCCAATCCCGTCGGCCGGCTGCTGCTGCACCTGTACGGCGAGGCCGAACCCGGCAAGCTCTCCCTCTCCGATGCGATCTGCAGCGCCCTGCAGTTGATCAATTTCCTGCAGGATATCCGTCAGGATTATCACGAACACGGCCGCATCTATCTTCCGCAACAGGATATGCGCGAATGCGGTGTCAGTGAGGATGCGATTGCCGCGGGCCGCACCGATCCCGCGATGCTCCGCCTGGTCGATCTTCAGCTCGACCGCATCCGCGCGCTCCTGGTCACCGGCGCCCCGCTCGGCTGGCAGTTGCGCGGCCGCCTCGGACTCGAACTGCGCATGATTCTGTTCGGTGCCCGCCGCGTGCTCGACCGCCTCGCAAAACAGCGGGAGGATGTCTTCCGCCGGCCGCGGCTGACGCGAATGGACCGGATGGGATTGCTGTGGATGTCCATTACAAAAACAGGACTATCGACTCAGGGCCAGGGACCAGGTCAATAA
- a CDS encoding GNAT family N-acetyltransferase → MGTSQESDIRIRSATRQDARALAQIEQRCFDPAIYGHILLSESEFHHMIGRARAQVIVAETAGRVIGYAAVFYLRAKRLTWFYSHAVEREYRGLGVGTRLFQGVEALAVANECPCMILEIRGKRELYERYLRYGYQVIREIPRFYPDGSAATRMGRLIAENASASPRRILV, encoded by the coding sequence ATGGGCACATCGCAAGAATCCGACATCAGGATCAGGTCGGCGACGCGGCAGGATGCGCGGGCGCTCGCGCAGATCGAGCAACGTTGCTTCGACCCGGCGATTTACGGCCACATCCTGCTCAGTGAGAGCGAGTTTCACCACATGATCGGTCGCGCGCGCGCGCAGGTGATCGTGGCCGAAACGGCCGGACGTGTGATCGGCTACGCCGCGGTATTTTATCTGCGCGCAAAACGCCTGACATGGTTCTATTCGCACGCCGTCGAGCGCGAATACCGCGGCCTCGGGGTCGGCACGCGCCTGTTTCAGGGCGTCGAGGCGCTGGCGGTCGCCAACGAGTGTCCCTGCATGATTCTGGAGATCCGCGGGAAACGGGAACTGTACGAACGTTACCTGCGTTACGGTTACCAGGTGATTCGCGAGATCCCGAGGTTCTATCCCGACGGCAGCGCCGCGACCCGCATGGGCAGGCTGATCGCGGAAAACGCATCTGCTTCGCCGCGGAGAATCCTTGTCTAA
- a CDS encoding cytochrome c5 family protein encodes MKRSTLCILLSGIFATAAAAQPAGSSEIGADIYSKACKMCHGPGMMNAPRLGDRDAWAPRIARGKDALLDSTLSGLNRMPARGGCAACSDDELRSALEYMLEHSE; translated from the coding sequence ATGAAACGATCTACTCTATGCATCCTGCTGTCTGGCATCTTCGCCACCGCCGCCGCGGCGCAGCCTGCCGGGTCTTCAGAGATCGGCGCAGATATTTACAGCAAGGCCTGCAAGATGTGTCATGGTCCGGGAATGATGAACGCCCCCCGCCTTGGCGATCGGGACGCGTGGGCACCCCGCATCGCCAGGGGCAAGGACGCATTGCTGGATAGCACCCTGAGCGGTCTCAACCGTATGCCGGCGCGCGGCGGCTGCGCCGCTTGCAGCGACGACGAATTGCGTTCCGCGCTTGAGTACATGCTGGAGCACTCCGAGTAG
- a CDS encoding type II/IV secretion system protein: protein MEKTLLHSTEELLRLVEERSPPPDRPLGRILLESRLIEPAQLELALARQRRERSKHLGRILIESGLLSAGQIHEALAAKFGIPCVTLEHLPLDAAVLARLPAEFAAQHTVLPLAECGERLIVALENPLDAAILELIRFNTGASVVPVLASAQDIALAHNRCYAQADEDEALEVVRPETPRNGEVTETPEDPVAREATRKPIVRLLNAILAQGIMRRASDINIRPDRERVGVYYRVDGALQFSRSLHKSLLPALVSRLKIIGHMNIAERRLPQEGNTRLQRGGRDIDLRISVIPTVNGESVVIRILDKEVGLKPFTGLGLPQHEAGEMLRILQRPHGLLLVTGPTGSGKSTTLYALLNEIRATGAHILSVEDPVEYGMEDVEQVQIAEKIGLGFAQVLRRFLRHDPDVIMVGEIRDGETAAIACQAALTGHLVMSTLHTNSAPDTVARLIDMGVEPYILASILLGVMSQRLIRLNCPQCSRQDTASVATRYAKTGAGEGGTGFRRGAGCAGCNLTGYRGRGLICEVLPVTPEVASLISAGAPAAALAKLAREQGMTSLLDQALQLAREGRTSLEEALAVAGA, encoded by the coding sequence ATGGAAAAGACTCTGCTTCATTCAACGGAGGAATTGTTGCGGCTGGTGGAGGAGCGCAGTCCGCCGCCCGACCGGCCGCTCGGGCGCATCCTGCTCGAATCCCGTCTGATCGAGCCGGCGCAATTGGAACTGGCCCTGGCCCGGCAGCGCCGGGAGCGCAGCAAACACCTCGGGCGCATCCTGATCGAAAGCGGCCTGCTGAGCGCGGGACAGATCCATGAAGCGCTCGCCGCCAAGTTCGGCATCCCCTGCGTCACACTGGAACACCTGCCACTGGATGCCGCCGTGCTGGCGCGACTGCCGGCCGAATTCGCCGCCCAGCACACGGTGCTGCCCCTCGCCGAGTGCGGTGAACGGCTGATTGTCGCGCTGGAGAACCCGCTCGACGCCGCCATACTGGAGCTGATCCGCTTCAACACCGGCGCCAGCGTGGTCCCGGTGCTGGCCTCGGCGCAGGATATCGCGCTCGCCCACAATCGCTGCTATGCGCAGGCTGATGAAGACGAGGCGCTGGAGGTGGTGCGCCCGGAAACGCCGCGCAACGGCGAGGTCACGGAGACGCCCGAGGATCCGGTCGCGCGCGAGGCGACGCGCAAACCCATCGTCCGTCTGCTGAACGCAATTCTTGCGCAGGGCATTATGCGGCGCGCCTCCGACATCAATATTCGGCCGGATCGCGAGCGCGTCGGTGTCTATTACCGGGTCGACGGCGCCCTGCAGTTCTCCCGCTCGCTGCACAAATCGCTGCTGCCCGCGCTGGTGAGCCGGCTCAAGATCATCGGCCACATGAATATCGCGGAACGCCGCCTGCCGCAGGAGGGCAATACCCGGTTGCAGCGCGGCGGACGCGATATCGATCTGCGCATCTCGGTGATTCCGACCGTAAACGGGGAGAGCGTCGTGATCCGCATCCTCGACAAGGAGGTCGGCCTCAAGCCGTTCACCGGACTCGGCCTGCCACAGCACGAGGCGGGTGAGATGTTGCGCATCCTGCAGCGTCCGCACGGACTCCTGCTGGTCACCGGACCGACCGGCTCGGGAAAATCGACCACGCTCTACGCGCTGCTGAACGAGATCCGCGCCACCGGCGCCCATATCCTGAGCGTGGAGGATCCGGTGGAATACGGCATGGAGGATGTCGAGCAGGTGCAGATCGCGGAAAAGATCGGCCTCGGATTCGCCCAGGTGCTGCGCCGTTTCCTGCGCCACGATCCGGATGTGATCATGGTCGGGGAGATCCGCGACGGCGAGACCGCCGCCATCGCCTGCCAGGCCGCGCTCACCGGCCACCTGGTCATGAGCACGCTGCACACCAACAGTGCTCCCGATACCGTCGCGCGACTGATCGACATGGGCGTCGAGCCGTACATCCTGGCCTCGATCCTGCTCGGGGTGATGTCCCAGCGGCTGATCCGCCTGAATTGTCCGCAGTGCAGCCGGCAGGATACGGCCAGTGTCGCGACGCGATATGCGAAGACCGGCGCGGGAGAAGGAGGGACCGGATTCCGCCGCGGCGCCGGTTGTGCCGGCTGCAATCTCACCGGCTACCGCGGCCGCGGGCTGATCTGCGAGGTGCTGCCGGTCACGCCTGAGGTCGCATCCCTGATCAGCGCCGGCGCTCCGGCCGCTGCGCTGGCCAAACTTGCCCGGGAACAGGGCATGACCTCGCTGCTGGACCAGGCGCTGCAGCTGGCCCGGGAGGGCAGGACCTCGCTGGAAGAGGCGCTGGCGGTCGCCGGCGCCTGA
- the hpnD gene encoding presqualene diphosphate synthase HpnD: MTPDQYCQQKAARSGSSFYYGFLFLPPDQRRAIIALYAFCREVDDVVDANLDPAVARAKLAWWREEIGRLFAGSPQHPVTRALAIPIQRFNLPAEHFLEVIDGMEMDLDHDTYESFKDLSLYCHRVASMVGLMSAEIFGYTDRATLKYAHNLGTAFQLTNILRDVREDSLRGRVYIPLEELRRFGVGLNEIMGNQTTDRIRALLRFQADRARSYYRKAFELLPAADRHAQRGGLAMAAIYLETLKEIAADDYKVLEHRISLTPVRKLWLAWKTVQQEKRQQKKRLAETAD, translated from the coding sequence ATGACCCCGGATCAGTATTGTCAGCAGAAGGCCGCGCGCAGCGGCTCGAGTTTTTACTACGGCTTCCTGTTCCTGCCACCGGATCAGCGGCGCGCGATCATCGCCCTGTACGCCTTCTGCCGCGAGGTGGACGATGTGGTCGACGCGAACCTCGACCCGGCGGTGGCGCGCGCCAAGCTGGCCTGGTGGCGCGAGGAGATCGGGCGCCTGTTCGCGGGCTCGCCGCAACACCCGGTCACGCGCGCCCTCGCCATCCCGATCCAGCGCTTCAACCTGCCGGCCGAGCATTTCCTGGAGGTCATCGACGGCATGGAGATGGACCTCGACCACGATACCTACGAGAGCTTCAAGGATCTCTCGCTGTATTGCCACCGTGTCGCCAGCATGGTCGGCCTGATGTCGGCGGAGATCTTCGGTTATACCGACCGTGCGACCCTGAAATACGCCCACAATCTCGGCACCGCGTTTCAGCTCACCAACATCCTGCGCGATGTGCGCGAGGACAGCCTGCGCGGCCGGGTCTATATCCCGCTCGAGGAGCTGCGCCGCTTCGGGGTGGGTCTCAATGAAATCATGGGAAACCAGACCACCGATCGGATCCGCGCCCTGCTGCGCTTCCAGGCCGACCGCGCCCGCTCCTATTACCGCAAGGCCTTCGAGCTGCTCCCCGCCGCGGATCGCCATGCCCAGCGCGGCGGCCTGGCCATGGCCGCGATCTATCTCGAGACGCTGAAGGAGATCGCCGCCGACGATTACAAGGTCCTCGAGCACCGCATCAGCCTCACCCCCGTGCGCAAGCTGTGGCTGGCCTGGAAGACCGTGCAACAGGAAAAGCGGCAACAGAAAAAACGGTTGGCGGAAACCGCCGACTGA
- a CDS encoding FAD-dependent oxidoreductase gives MTRVLIVGGGWSGLAAAVELCRHQTEVTLIEAAGRLGGRAARIRHRGREYDSGQHLVIGAYHGILGLLAAMGVPEDAVFDRRPFELRSLSTSPSRSLRLRLAALPAPFHLLGGLYGAEGLSRADKWGALRFCLAAARSRDLREDYSVQELMYRHGQSPQAVARLWEPICLAALNTPLHEASAEVFLRVLRDAFAYDRRDSDLLLPRRGLADTFPEPARKFIAGRGGRVLLNRRATGLEVSRGRITGVVLADGTRLEADHVILALPPSACLHLINDCAPMQVLARRLAAFEYSPICTVYLHYPAAVRLDCPMVGLHGMLAQWAFDLGASGEPGLIAAVISGPGEHMDLERGVLQQRVAAEFAACFPHWPAPDEIFTLCEKRATFLSRQGINALRPGVDTPLEACWLAGDAVATGYPSTLEGAVRSGLECARRIMAQSAQPA, from the coding sequence ATGACCCGCGTGCTCATCGTCGGGGGCGGGTGGTCCGGCCTTGCCGCCGCCGTGGAACTGTGCCGGCACCAGACCGAGGTCACGCTGATCGAGGCCGCGGGACGCCTCGGCGGCCGCGCCGCCCGCATCCGGCACCGCGGACGCGAGTATGACAGCGGGCAGCACCTGGTGATCGGGGCCTATCACGGCATCCTCGGCCTGCTCGCCGCGATGGGCGTCCCGGAGGATGCCGTGTTCGATCGCCGCCCGTTCGAACTGCGCTCGCTGTCCACCTCGCCTTCCCGCTCATTGCGCCTCAGGCTCGCCGCCCTGCCGGCGCCATTCCATCTGCTCGGCGGGCTGTACGGCGCCGAGGGATTGAGCCGGGCGGACAAATGGGGCGCGCTGAGATTCTGTCTCGCCGCCGCGCGTTCGAGGGATCTGCGCGAAGACTATTCCGTGCAGGAACTGATGTACCGTCACGGACAGTCGCCGCAAGCGGTCGCGCGACTGTGGGAGCCGATCTGCCTCGCGGCGCTCAATACGCCGCTGCACGAGGCCTCGGCAGAAGTGTTCCTGCGTGTGTTGCGCGACGCCTTCGCCTATGACCGCCGCGACAGTGACCTGCTGCTGCCGCGCCGCGGCCTGGCCGACACCTTTCCGGAACCGGCGCGGAAATTCATCGCCGGGCGCGGCGGCCGCGTCCTGCTCAACCGTCGCGCCACCGGGCTCGAGGTCTCGCGCGGCAGGATCACCGGCGTCGTGCTGGCCGACGGCACGCGCCTGGAGGCCGATCACGTCATCCTGGCCCTGCCGCCGTCGGCCTGCCTGCACCTCATCAATGACTGCGCCCCCATGCAGGTGCTGGCGCGACGCCTCGCGGCATTCGAATATTCGCCGATCTGTACCGTGTACCTGCATTATCCCGCCGCGGTCCGGCTCGACTGTCCTATGGTCGGCCTGCACGGCATGCTTGCCCAATGGGCATTCGACCTGGGGGCGAGCGGGGAACCCGGACTGATCGCGGCGGTCATCAGCGGTCCGGGAGAACACATGGACCTGGAACGCGGCGTCCTGCAGCAGCGCGTCGCCGCCGAGTTCGCGGCCTGTTTCCCGCACTGGCCCGCACCGGATGAAATCTTCACCTTGTGCGAGAAACGCGCGACGTTCCTCAGCCGCCAGGGCATCAATGCCCTGCGCCCCGGGGTGGATACGCCGCTGGAAGCCTGCTGGCTGGCCGGCGATGCGGTCGCGACGGGTTATCCCTCGACGCTGGAGGGCGCGGTGCGCAGCGGGTTGGAATGCGCACGCCGGATCATGGCACAATCGGCGCAACCCGCGTAA